In a genomic window of Stakelama saccharophila:
- a CDS encoding endonuclease domain-containing protein: protein MRRAGDAGRRGGEREVGDVILPGTGRGTAPAGRGGGGVPPARRPEVVVARKLRRKLTLPEAMLWRRLRGGATGVKFRRQHPIGPYIVDFYCPRARLAIEIDGSVHDGTATSERDASRDRFLSENGYRVVRIGANDVMRDLDATIASIVSLAAVPLHHASHGPPPRAGED from the coding sequence ATGCGGCGTGCGGGTGACGCGGGGCGGCGAGGTGGTGAGCGAGAGGTTGGCGACGTGATCCTCCCCGGCACGGGGAGGGGGACCGCGCCCGCAGGGCGTGGTGGAGGGGGCGTTCCGCCTGCGCGGCGCCCGGAAGTCGTTGTTGCCAGAAAACTTCGCCGCAAGCTGACGCTTCCCGAAGCGATGCTTTGGAGGCGCCTGCGAGGGGGCGCCACTGGCGTGAAATTTCGTCGCCAGCATCCTATCGGCCCATATATCGTGGATTTCTATTGTCCGCGGGCTCGGCTCGCGATTGAGATCGACGGCTCCGTGCATGATGGGACCGCTACAAGCGAGCGCGATGCGTCACGGGACCGATTTTTGTCAGAGAACGGGTATCGGGTAGTCCGGATCGGGGCGAATGACGTGATGCGCGACTTGGACGCGACGATCGCTTCCATCGTTTCGCTTGCCGCCGTCCCCCTCCACCATGCTTCGCATGGTCCCCCTCCCCGTGCCGGGGAGGATTAA
- a CDS encoding Re/Si-specific NAD(P)(+) transhydrogenase subunit alpha, with the protein MRIAVLKEQAAGERRVAAVPETVRKFTSLGAGMVVEQGAGLAASHDDDAYREAGASVAPRAEALAGADAVLAVQGPDPDSLQGIGKGALLIAGLNPFGERERVDRYAQAGIEAMAMEFMPRITRAQSMDILSSQANLAGYKSVLDAAAEYGRVFPMMMTAAGTVSAARVFVMGVGVAGLQAIATARRLGAQVSATDVRAATKEQIKSLGAKPVFVDEGGIEGEGSGGYATEMSEEYKKAQAELVSSHIAKQDIVITTALIPGKAAPRLISDAQIATMKPGGVIVDLAVEQGGNVEGAVAGEIVEKHGVKIIGHRNVASRLAADASALFARNLYNFLSAFWDEEAKKPVFPDDDEIVCGVRVTRGGEVVSERLAT; encoded by the coding sequence GTGCGGATCGCCGTTCTCAAGGAACAGGCCGCCGGCGAGCGCCGGGTCGCCGCCGTTCCCGAAACGGTCAGGAAATTCACGTCGCTGGGCGCCGGGATGGTGGTCGAACAGGGCGCCGGGCTGGCCGCGTCCCATGACGACGACGCCTATCGGGAAGCCGGGGCGAGCGTCGCACCGCGCGCCGAGGCGCTGGCCGGCGCCGATGCGGTGCTGGCAGTGCAGGGGCCGGACCCCGACAGCCTGCAGGGTATCGGCAAGGGCGCTTTGCTCATCGCCGGGCTCAATCCGTTCGGCGAGCGTGAGCGGGTCGACCGGTATGCGCAGGCCGGCATCGAGGCGATGGCGATGGAGTTCATGCCGCGCATCACCCGCGCGCAATCGATGGACATCCTGTCGTCGCAGGCCAATCTGGCCGGGTACAAGTCGGTGCTGGATGCCGCTGCCGAATATGGCCGCGTCTTTCCGATGATGATGACGGCGGCGGGCACGGTTTCCGCGGCGCGCGTGTTCGTGATGGGCGTGGGCGTCGCCGGGCTGCAGGCGATCGCGACCGCGCGGCGACTGGGCGCGCAGGTGTCGGCGACCGATGTGCGCGCGGCGACGAAGGAGCAGATCAAGTCGCTGGGCGCCAAGCCGGTCTTTGTCGACGAAGGCGGGATCGAGGGCGAGGGCAGCGGCGGCTATGCCACCGAGATGTCCGAGGAATATAAAAAGGCGCAGGCCGAACTGGTATCGAGCCATATCGCCAAGCAGGACATCGTCATCACCACCGCGCTGATCCCGGGCAAGGCGGCGCCGCGGCTGATTTCCGATGCGCAGATCGCGACGATGAAGCCGGGCGGCGTGATCGTCGACCTGGCGGTCGAGCAGGGCGGCAATGTCGAGGGCGCGGTCGCGGGCGAGATCGTCGAAAAGCACGGCGTGAAGATCATCGGCCACCGGAACGTGGCGAGCCGGCTGGCGGCGGACGCATCGGCGCTGTTCGCGCGCAACCTGTACAATTTCCTGTCCGCCTTCTGGGACGAGGAAGCGAAGAAGCCGGTGTTTCCGGACGATGACGAGATCGTATGCGGCGTGCGGGTGACGCGGGGCGGCGAGGTGGTGAGCGAGAGGTTGGCGACGTGA
- a CDS encoding aa3-type cytochrome c oxidase subunit IV produces MAGDGEQLQAHEQTYHSIMRLMRVGAIACFVIALIVVWLIAP; encoded by the coding sequence ATGGCCGGCGACGGCGAACAGCTTCAGGCACATGAACAGACCTACCATTCGATCATGCGGTTGATGCGGGTGGGGGCGATCGCCTGTTTCGTGATCGCCCTGATCGTCGTCTGGCTGATCGCGCCGTAA
- a CDS encoding sigma-54-dependent transcriptional regulator, with product MTRNGQRMLMLIDDEPAQRRLVAAIAARRGWRTVFAADGETALATLGTQDGMSLDAVIIDTWLSDAETAALIRELRANRPLLPILILSANDSAATAVGAMRAGATDFLVKPIAADRLLGALDAVLEDEAKGELRPLSEKMSAPLAFDEVVGSAPQFRAALAIAAKAARARVPVLIEGESGVGKEVIADAVHAASPRHARPMVRVNCGAIPENLVESELFGHEKGAFTGAFERKIGRFQEADGGTLFLDEVGEMPLDAQVKLLRVLQSGEIQPLGARHVHHVDVRIIAATNKRLTDAIEAGDFREDLYYRLNVVQVTVPPLRDRPGDVGPLARHLLRRIADQPGLRPLGITDEALSLLASYDWPGNVRQLHNALFRASVLCEGDALTAADFPQIAEIAIGRPDRPANKTRATGHAGVTLFHPDGNLRRLEDIEADVIRLAIGHYRGRMTEVARRLGIGRSTLYRKLGELGIDQHAA from the coding sequence ATGACGCGCAACGGCCAGCGTATGTTGATGCTGATCGACGACGAACCCGCCCAGCGGCGGCTCGTCGCCGCGATCGCCGCGCGGCGCGGCTGGCGCACGGTCTTCGCCGCCGATGGCGAAACCGCGCTCGCCACGCTCGGCACGCAGGACGGCATGTCGCTCGACGCCGTCATCATCGACACCTGGCTGAGCGACGCGGAAACCGCCGCTTTGATCCGCGAACTGCGCGCGAACCGGCCGCTGCTGCCCATCCTCATCCTGTCGGCCAATGATTCCGCCGCCACCGCCGTCGGCGCGATGCGGGCCGGCGCCACCGATTTCCTGGTCAAGCCCATCGCCGCCGATCGCCTGCTCGGCGCCCTCGACGCGGTGCTGGAGGACGAAGCGAAGGGCGAACTCCGCCCGCTGTCGGAAAAGATGTCGGCCCCGCTCGCCTTTGACGAGGTGGTGGGCTCCGCGCCGCAGTTCCGCGCCGCGCTCGCCATCGCGGCAAAGGCCGCCCGGGCGCGCGTGCCGGTGCTGATCGAGGGCGAAAGCGGCGTCGGCAAGGAAGTGATCGCCGACGCCGTCCACGCCGCCAGCCCGCGCCATGCCCGGCCGATGGTGCGCGTCAATTGCGGCGCGATTCCCGAAAATCTGGTCGAATCCGAACTGTTCGGCCACGAAAAGGGCGCCTTCACCGGCGCGTTCGAGCGCAAGATCGGTCGCTTTCAGGAAGCGGACGGCGGCACCCTGTTCCTCGACGAGGTGGGCGAGATGCCGCTCGATGCGCAGGTGAAGCTGCTGCGGGTCCTGCAATCGGGCGAGATCCAGCCGCTCGGCGCGCGCCATGTCCACCATGTCGATGTCCGGATCATCGCCGCCACCAACAAGCGGCTGACCGATGCGATCGAGGCCGGCGACTTTCGCGAGGATCTCTATTACCGCCTCAACGTCGTTCAGGTCACGGTGCCGCCGCTGCGCGACCGGCCGGGCGATGTCGGTCCGCTCGCGCGGCACCTGTTGCGCCGCATCGCCGACCAGCCGGGCCTGCGCCCGCTGGGCATCACCGACGAGGCGCTGTCGCTGCTCGCCAGCTATGACTGGCCCGGCAATGTGCGCCAGCTCCACAACGCGCTGTTCCGCGCCTCGGTGCTGTGCGAAGGCGACGCGCTGACCGCGGCCGACTTTCCCCAGATCGCGGAAATCGCGATCGGCCGGCCCGATCGCCCGGCGAACAAGACACGCGCGACCGGCCATGCCGGCGTCACCCTGTTCCACCCGGATGGCAACCTACGCCGGCTGGAGGATATCGAGGCCGATGTCATCCGCCTCGCCATCGGCCATTATCGCGGCCGCATGACGGAGGTCGCGCGCCGCCTCGGCATCGGCCGCTCGACGCTCTACCGCAAGCTCGGCGAACTCGGCATCGACCAGCACGCCGCCTGA
- the folP gene encoding dihydropteroate synthase: MSEVISLPAEAKLYLRPVQFVDSPIGLDGQVARIAGGLVWFAAYEVIAVVDGRRAVQQPVAVTDFDAFAEALPAAQRERLTVLAAHIAAPRGAIRAGERTLRLDQPLVMGILNMTPDSFSDGGRHDDADAAAQAAFDMGAAGAAMVDVGGESTRPGAKAVWEGDEIARVVPVIERLARSGTPVSIDTRKAAVMEAALAAGAHVVNDVAALLWDERALEVVARAGCPVVLMHSPDPARGPHGGDGYGDVLIETFDWLERRIEAVAGSGVARGNILVDPGIGFGKSMADNLALLNGLSLFHGLGCPVLLGASRKRMIGALSNEAPAGERLGGSIALALKGAEQGVQMLRVHDVAETVQALRVWRGMRDAALVGRGG, from the coding sequence ATGTCCGAAGTGATCTCCCTCCCCGCCGAGGCGAAACTCTATCTGCGGCCGGTGCAGTTCGTCGATTCGCCGATCGGGCTGGACGGACAGGTGGCGCGGATCGCAGGCGGGCTCGTGTGGTTCGCGGCCTATGAGGTGATCGCGGTCGTGGACGGGCGGCGCGCGGTGCAGCAGCCGGTGGCGGTTACGGACTTCGATGCCTTTGCCGAGGCGCTGCCGGCGGCGCAGCGCGAGCGGCTGACGGTGCTGGCGGCACATATCGCGGCGCCGCGCGGCGCCATCCGGGCGGGCGAGCGGACGCTCCGGCTCGATCAGCCGCTGGTGATGGGCATCCTCAACATGACGCCGGACAGCTTTTCCGACGGCGGCAGGCACGACGACGCGGACGCCGCGGCGCAGGCGGCCTTCGATATGGGCGCGGCGGGCGCGGCGATGGTCGATGTCGGCGGCGAATCGACGCGGCCCGGCGCGAAGGCCGTGTGGGAAGGCGACGAGATCGCGCGGGTCGTGCCGGTGATCGAGCGGCTCGCCCGGTCGGGCACGCCGGTGTCGATCGACACGCGCAAGGCGGCGGTGATGGAGGCGGCGCTGGCTGCGGGTGCGCATGTCGTCAACGATGTCGCGGCGCTGCTTTGGGATGAGCGCGCGCTGGAGGTGGTGGCCCGCGCCGGGTGTCCGGTGGTGCTGATGCATTCGCCCGATCCGGCACGCGGCCCGCATGGCGGCGACGGCTATGGCGACGTGCTGATCGAGACGTTCGACTGGCTGGAGCGGCGGATCGAGGCGGTGGCGGGCAGCGGCGTGGCGCGCGGCAATATCCTGGTCGATCCCGGCATCGGTTTCGGCAAGTCGATGGCCGACAATCTGGCGCTGCTGAACGGCCTGTCGCTGTTCCATGGCCTGGGTTGTCCGGTGCTGCTGGGCGCGAGCCGCAAGCGGATGATCGGCGCGCTGTCGAACGAGGCGCCGGCGGGCGAGCGGCTGGGCGGGTCAATCGCGCTGGCGCTGAAAGGGGCCGAACAGGGGGTGCAGATGCTGCGCGTCCACGACGTGGCCGAGACGGTGCAGGCGCTCAGGGTGTGGCGCGGGATGCGCGATGCGGCGCTGGTGGGGCGCGGCGGTTGA
- a CDS encoding site-specific DNA-methyltransferase, which produces MAVLEKVKAKPRVRRVPEGELPLDRILTGDCIAAMRSLPAKSVDMIFADPPYNLQLGGDLNRPDGSRVDAVNDAWDKFDSFAAYDAFTRQWLAEARRILKDNGSIWVIGSYHNIFRVGTAIQDSGFWILNDVVWRKANPMPNFRGTRFTNAHETLIWASMGEKAKYTFNYRSMKTLNDELQMRSDWEFPICGGPERLKKDGHKVHPTQKPEALLYRVLLATTQAGDVVLDPFFGTGTTGAVAKRLGRRWIGIEREAAYIEAAEARIAAALPLDESQLQTMQANTKKPPRVAFGQLVENGFLAPGTVLTDAKRRWQAVVGADGSLTCGAAAGSIHKLGATLQEAPSCNGWTFWHYEAADGLKPIDAVRQTYLLATQP; this is translated from the coding sequence ATGGCGGTGTTGGAGAAGGTCAAGGCGAAGCCGCGTGTCCGGCGGGTGCCGGAGGGCGAGCTGCCGCTCGACCGCATCCTGACGGGCGACTGCATCGCGGCGATGCGGTCGCTGCCCGCCAAGTCGGTCGACATGATCTTCGCCGATCCGCCCTACAACCTGCAGCTCGGCGGCGACCTCAACCGGCCCGACGGCAGCCGGGTCGATGCGGTGAACGACGCGTGGGACAAGTTCGACAGCTTCGCCGCCTATGACGCCTTTACGCGGCAATGGCTGGCCGAGGCGCGGCGCATCCTGAAGGACAATGGCTCGATCTGGGTGATCGGCAGCTATCACAACATCTTTCGCGTCGGCACCGCGATCCAGGATAGCGGCTTCTGGATCCTGAACGACGTGGTGTGGCGCAAGGCCAATCCGATGCCGAATTTTCGCGGCACGCGCTTCACCAATGCGCACGAGACGCTCATTTGGGCATCGATGGGCGAGAAGGCGAAATATACCTTCAACTACCGGTCGATGAAGACGCTGAACGACGAGTTGCAGATGCGTTCCGATTGGGAATTCCCGATCTGCGGCGGGCCGGAGCGGCTGAAGAAGGACGGCCACAAGGTCCATCCGACGCAGAAGCCCGAGGCGCTCTTATACCGCGTGCTGCTGGCGACGACGCAGGCCGGCGACGTGGTGCTCGACCCGTTCTTCGGCACCGGCACGACGGGCGCGGTGGCGAAGCGGCTGGGGCGGCGCTGGATCGGGATCGAGCGCGAGGCGGCCTATATCGAGGCGGCGGAGGCGCGGATCGCGGCGGCGCTGCCGCTCGACGAATCGCAATTGCAGACCATGCAGGCCAACACCAAGAAGCCGCCGCGCGTGGCCTTCGGGCAGTTGGTCGAAAACGGCTTTCTCGCGCCGGGTACGGTGCTGACCGACGCGAAGCGGCGGTGGCAGGCGGTGGTGGGCGCCGACGGATCGCTGACCTGCGGCGCGGCTGCGGGGTCGATCCACAAATTGGGCGCGACATTGCAGGAGGCGCCGTCGTGCAACGGCTGGACCTTCTGGCATTACGAGGCGGCCGACGGGCTGAAGCCGATCGACGCGGTGCGGCAGACCTATCTGCTGGCGACGCAGCCGTAG
- a CDS encoding ribonuclease HII, with product MPSRRHEKLFAAPVCGVDEAGRGPLAGPVVAAAVILPERGRPRGLDDSKKLTAPARERLHDRLMACAIVGVGIVEADEIDRINIHWATMKAMALAVEALGCAPGHVLVDGNRLPRWQHPATAIVGGDGQAQCIAAASIVAKHRRDTIMIGHARDYPQYRWESNKGYGCPQHRTALREHGPSPLHRRSFAPVAQAELPLEPLTSRLS from the coding sequence ATGCCCAGCCGCCGCCATGAAAAGCTGTTCGCCGCACCGGTGTGCGGGGTGGACGAGGCCGGGCGCGGGCCGCTCGCCGGGCCGGTGGTGGCCGCCGCGGTGATCCTGCCGGAACGCGGGCGGCCGCGCGGGCTGGACGATTCGAAGAAGCTGACCGCGCCCGCGCGCGAACGCCTGCACGACCGGCTGATGGCGTGCGCGATCGTCGGCGTCGGGATCGTCGAAGCCGACGAGATCGACCGGATCAACATCCATTGGGCGACGATGAAGGCAATGGCGCTGGCGGTCGAGGCGCTGGGATGCGCGCCGGGCCACGTCCTGGTCGACGGCAACCGCCTGCCGCGCTGGCAGCACCCGGCGACCGCGATCGTCGGCGGCGACGGGCAGGCGCAGTGCATCGCCGCAGCCTCCATCGTCGCCAAGCACAGGCGCGACACGATCATGATCGGCCATGCGCGCGATTACCCGCAATATCGCTGGGAATCGAACAAGGGCTATGGCTGCCCGCAGCACCGTACGGCGCTGCGCGAACACGGACCGTCGCCGCTTCACCGGCGCAGCTTCGCGCCGGTCGCGCAGGCCGAACTGCCGCTGGAGCCGCTCACGAGCCGTTTGTCCTGA
- the thiD gene encoding bifunctional hydroxymethylpyrimidine kinase/phosphomethylpyrimidine kinase has product MAPPRILIIAGSDSGGGAGIQADIKTVAMLGGHAMTAITAITAQNTLGVQAVHPIPTETVLAQIESVVADIGVDAVKIGMIGSAATAHALADRLAVLPQVPIVFDPVMVATSGSVLADDATIAAFRRLMTLATLVTPNLPELAALGGDAAVRAGGAALLAKGGHGDGDMVEDRLVTDAGTRLFTNPRIVTRHTHGTGCTLASGIATGLGAGLALEAATGRAIAFVRAALANAPGLGGGAGPMGHALGVAPFDALTH; this is encoded by the coding sequence ATGGCGCCACCGCGAATCCTCATCATCGCCGGGTCCGATTCGGGCGGCGGGGCCGGTATCCAGGCGGATATCAAGACCGTCGCCATGCTGGGCGGCCATGCCATGACCGCGATTACCGCGATCACGGCCCAGAATACGCTGGGCGTGCAGGCGGTGCACCCGATTCCGACCGAAACGGTGCTGGCGCAGATCGAGTCGGTGGTAGCCGACATCGGCGTCGATGCGGTCAAGATCGGCATGATCGGATCGGCGGCGACGGCACATGCGCTGGCGGACAGGCTGGCGGTGCTGCCGCAAGTGCCGATCGTCTTCGATCCCGTCATGGTCGCGACGAGCGGATCGGTGCTTGCCGACGACGCCACCATCGCGGCGTTTCGGCGGCTGATGACGCTCGCCACGCTGGTGACGCCGAACCTGCCCGAACTGGCGGCGCTGGGCGGCGACGCGGCGGTGCGCGCGGGCGGCGCGGCGCTGCTCGCCAAGGGCGGCCATGGCGACGGCGACATGGTCGAGGACCGGCTGGTCACCGATGCGGGCACGCGCCTGTTTACCAATCCGCGCATCGTTACGCGGCACACGCACGGCACCGGCTGCACGCTGGCCAGCGGTATCGCGACCGGCCTGGGCGCCGGCCTGGCGCTGGAGGCGGCGACCGGGCGTGCCATCGCCTTTGTCCGGGCGGCGCTCGCGAACGCGCCGGGGCTGGGCGGCGGTGCGGGGCCGATGGGCCACGCCCTTGGCGTCGCGCCGTTCGATGCGCTAACGCACTGA
- the glmM gene encoding phosphoglucosamine mutase: protein MARKYFGTDGIRGVTNRLPMTAEMAMKVGMAAGAHFVRGDHKHRVVIGKDTRLSGYMLENALVAGFTSVGMDVVQVGPMPTPAVAMLTHSMRADLGVMISASHNPFADNGIKLFGPDGFKLSDADEERIEALIDGDVPLAAAVDIGRARRVEDARGRYTHAAKMTFPTDLTLDGLKIVIDCANGAAYQVAPSALWELGADVTAIGVTPNGKNINDKVGSTAPQTLCETVVTMGAHLGIALDGDADRLIVVDENGRVVDGDQLMATIASGWARDGRLGGGGLVATVMSNLGLERHLGAQGMNLIRTKVGDRHVLEKMRTSGFNVGGEQSGHIILSDYATTGDGLIAALQVLAEIVRAQAPASEVLNRFDPVPQLLKNVRFDGGRPLEDGRVKEVIARAEEELNGTGRLVIRPSGTEPVIRVMAEGDDRGRVEEIVDRICDAVREVAE, encoded by the coding sequence ATGGCAAGAAAATATTTCGGCACCGACGGCATTCGCGGCGTGACCAACCGGCTGCCGATGACCGCCGAAATGGCGATGAAGGTGGGAATGGCCGCGGGCGCGCATTTCGTGCGCGGCGACCACAAGCACCGCGTGGTGATCGGCAAGGATACGCGGCTTTCCGGCTACATGCTGGAAAACGCGCTCGTCGCCGGGTTCACCAGCGTCGGCATGGACGTGGTGCAGGTCGGCCCGATGCCGACGCCGGCCGTCGCCATGCTGACCCATTCGATGCGCGCCGATCTGGGCGTGATGATCTCCGCCAGCCATAATCCGTTCGCCGATAACGGCATCAAGCTGTTCGGGCCCGACGGGTTCAAGCTGTCCGACGCCGACGAGGAGCGGATCGAGGCGCTGATCGACGGCGACGTGCCGCTGGCCGCCGCGGTCGATATCGGCCGGGCGCGCCGTGTCGAGGATGCGCGCGGGCGCTATACCCACGCCGCGAAGATGACCTTTCCGACCGACCTGACGCTGGACGGGCTGAAGATCGTGATCGATTGCGCCAACGGCGCGGCCTATCAGGTGGCGCCGTCGGCGCTGTGGGAACTGGGCGCGGACGTGACCGCCATCGGCGTGACGCCCAACGGCAAGAACATCAACGACAAGGTCGGATCCACCGCGCCGCAGACCCTGTGCGAAACCGTGGTGACGATGGGCGCGCATCTCGGCATCGCGCTGGACGGCGACGCCGACCGCCTGATCGTGGTGGACGAGAACGGCCGGGTCGTCGACGGCGACCAGTTGATGGCGACCATCGCCTCCGGCTGGGCGCGCGACGGGCGGCTGGGCGGCGGCGGGCTGGTCGCGACGGTGATGTCCAATTTGGGGCTGGAGCGCCATCTGGGCGCGCAGGGCATGAACCTGATCCGCACCAAGGTGGGGGACCGGCACGTGCTGGAGAAGATGCGCACCAGCGGCTTCAATGTCGGTGGCGAACAGTCGGGACACATCATCCTGTCCGATTATGCCACGACCGGCGACGGGCTGATCGCCGCGCTGCAGGTGCTGGCGGAGATCGTGCGCGCGCAGGCGCCGGCGAGCGAGGTGCTGAACCGCTTCGACCCGGTGCCGCAGCTCCTGAAGAATGTGCGATTCGACGGCGGCAGGCCGCTGGAGGACGGGCGCGTGAAGGAGGTGATCGCCAGGGCGGAGGAAGAGTTGAACGGCACCGGCCGGCTGGTGATCCGTCCCTCGGGCACCGAGCCGGTGATCCGCGTGATGGCCGAGGGCGACGATCGCGGCAGGGTCGAGGAAATCGTCGACCGGATTTGCGACGCGGTGCGCGAGGTGGCGGAGTAG
- a CDS encoding dicarboxylate/amino acid:cation symporter translates to MSQATRILIGLIVGLTAGIAAAAVAPDRALDWADYVRPVGTAWLNALRMTIVPLVVSLLITGIGATAKAARASRLATRAIVTFIALLWLSSLLGALLTPLALAWFPLAGDAAEALRQTFAAAKPVGDIPPFSEFLQAMIPTNPIAAAANDSFLPLIIFTTVFAFAVTRLPNEPRERLTGFFQALADAMLVVVNWVLWLGPIGVFALAYVVGARAGTSAFGALIHYVLIVAGVGAVVSLVAYPLAVLGGRVPLGRFARAIAPAQAVAISTQSSLASLPEMLRSTEKTGVPVASGGMVLPMAVAIFRFTGPVMNIAVAIYVAHVFGIHLGPAQLAAGVAAAAITTMGAVGLPGQVSFISSIAPIAIAMGVPIEPLALLVAVETMPDLVRTIGNVMMDVAVTTAIVGKDAEPATEADALLAQD, encoded by the coding sequence ATGTCACAAGCCACGCGTATCCTCATCGGCCTGATCGTCGGACTGACGGCCGGAATCGCGGCCGCCGCGGTCGCGCCCGACCGCGCGCTCGACTGGGCCGACTATGTCCGGCCGGTCGGCACCGCCTGGCTCAACGCGCTCAGGATGACGATCGTGCCGCTGGTGGTGTCGCTGCTGATTACCGGGATCGGCGCGACCGCGAAGGCCGCCCGCGCCAGCCGGCTGGCGACGCGCGCGATCGTGACCTTCATCGCGCTTCTCTGGCTGTCCTCGCTCCTCGGCGCGCTCCTTACCCCGCTGGCGCTCGCCTGGTTCCCGCTCGCCGGCGACGCGGCGGAGGCGCTGCGCCAGACCTTCGCGGCGGCGAAGCCCGTGGGCGACATCCCGCCTTTTTCCGAATTCCTCCAGGCGATGATCCCGACCAACCCCATCGCCGCGGCCGCGAACGACAGTTTCCTGCCGCTCATCATCTTCACCACCGTCTTCGCCTTCGCCGTCACCCGCCTGCCGAACGAACCGCGCGAACGGCTGACGGGATTCTTCCAGGCGCTGGCCGATGCGATGCTGGTGGTCGTCAACTGGGTGCTGTGGCTGGGGCCGATCGGCGTTTTCGCGCTCGCTTATGTCGTCGGCGCACGCGCCGGCACCTCGGCCTTCGGCGCGCTCATCCATTACGTCCTGATCGTCGCCGGCGTCGGTGCGGTGGTATCGCTCGTCGCCTATCCGCTCGCCGTTCTCGGCGGCCGGGTGCCGCTCGGCCGGTTCGCCCGCGCGATCGCCCCGGCCCAGGCGGTGGCGATTTCCACCCAGTCCTCGCTCGCCTCGCTGCCGGAGATGCTGCGCAGCACGGAAAAGACGGGCGTGCCGGTCGCGAGCGGCGGCATGGTGCTGCCGATGGCGGTGGCGATCTTCCGCTTCACCGGGCCGGTGATGAACATCGCCGTCGCGATCTATGTCGCGCATGTCTTCGGCATCCATCTCGGGCCGGCGCAGCTCGCGGCCGGCGTCGCCGCCGCGGCGATCACGACCATGGGTGCGGTGGGCCTGCCCGGTCAGGTCAGCTTCATCAGCTCGATCGCGCCGATCGCCATCGCCATGGGCGTGCCGATCGAACCGCTGGCGCTGCTCGTCGCGGTGGAGACGATGCCCGACCTCGTCCGCACCATCGGCAACGTTATGATGGACGTTGCCGTCACCACCGCCATCGTCGGCAAGGACGCGGAACCGGCGACCGAGGCCGACGCCCTGCTGGCGCAGGACTGA